From Salvelinus namaycush isolate Seneca chromosome 24, SaNama_1.0, whole genome shotgun sequence, one genomic window encodes:
- the slc25a47a gene encoding solute carrier family 25 member 47-A has translation MHIADFAAGSIGGACGVAVGYPLDTVKVRIQTQKQFTGIWHCFITTLSKEGVHGFFKGMSLPVTTVSMTSSVVFGMYRNCRQCLSQLRGGPGTPNTKLEIFLSGLAGGVATVTVMSPGDIVKVRLQCQTESMRARKGANLPKPKYRGPVHCLLTIVREEGVLGLYRGALPLMLRDGPSYATYFLTYSTLCEWFTPTGKKGPEWTGVMLAGGVAGMTGWTVGTPMDVIKARLQMDGARDIKRYKGFVHCITETVRVEGSGVFFRSLGINCLRAFPVNMVVFATYELLVGFLRTQPDAIKPPKLEFE, from the exons ATGCATATTGCCGATTTCGCGGCAGGATCCATAGGAG GGGCATGTGGTGTTGCTGTGGGCTATCCTCTTGATACAGTAAAG GTGAGGATACAAACTCAGAAGCAGTTCACTGGAATTTGGCATTGCTTCATAACAACGTTATCTAAAGAAGGG gTCCATGGCTTCTTCAAAGGGATGTCCCTGCCTGTTACCACGGTTTCCATGACTTCCTCTGTGGTGTTTGGGATGTACAGGAACTGCCGTCAGTGTCTCAGTCAGCTGAGGGGAGGACCAGGAACCCCAAACACCAAACTAGAAATCTTCCTCTCCGGCCTGGCCGGCGGTGTGGCTACG GTGACAGTGATGTCACCAGGCGACATAGTGAAAGTCAGGCTGCAGTGTCAGACAGAGTCCATGCGAGCCAGAAAAGGGGCCAACTTGCCCAAACCCAAGTACCGCGGCCCCGTCCACTGTCTCCTGACCATCGTCAGAGAGGAGGGGGTACTGGGGCTCTACAGGGGAGCTCTGCCTCTCATGCTGAGAGACGGACCGTCCTACGCCACCTACTTCCTGACTTACAGCACACTCTGTGAGTGGTTCACCCCGACTGGAAAGAAGGGACCAG AGTGGACAGGGGTGATGCTGGCTGGCGGGGTGGCTGGTATGACCGGCTGGACAGTGGGTACGCCCATGGACGTGATTAAGGCCCGCCTCCAGATGGACGGAGCCAGGGATATCAAGAGATACAAGGGCTTTGTCCACTGCATCACAGAGACAGTCAGGGTGGAGGGGTCAGGGGTGTTCTTTAGGAGCTTGGGTATCAACTGTTTACGTGCCTTCCCTGTCAACATGGTGGTGTTCGCGACCTATGAACTCCTGGTCGGCTTCCTCAGAACACAGCCTGATGCTATAAAGCCCCCCAAACTAGAGTTTGAGTAG